Proteins found in one Epinephelus fuscoguttatus linkage group LG4, E.fuscoguttatus.final_Chr_v1 genomic segment:
- the LOC125887263 gene encoding fibroblast growth factor receptor substrate 2-like, whose amino-acid sequence MGSCLSCPEKESIPDNHQSKFKVINVDDDGNELGSGVMELTDAELVLHTHRRDDVRWPYLCLRRYGYDSNLFSFESGRRCQTGQGIFAFKCSRAEEIFNMLQEVMHSHSISVVEEAVLEPNHQAAHTPAALGYSVPTVPNGVTRIPSVGEAPSHPSTRHPSVASTRLPSVGEESTHPLLVADEAVHTYVNTTGLLEDQPSPLTVTTPLESPTSPQSQCPPTPPPPPRVRTEPPAPPAQPEPQVLLEPQGVRFVLGPTPVQRQLMEKEKRQQEAKEAEEPRDTNGHTEAPVEAEPAPQLSNGSSSNPSTAPRRHRPPPLTPDLQNVNNSAQRRTALLDYENLPALPPVWEARKPSSEEEENGCSGLKTPSLNGYNHHPHHGLLHHSYSHPLSAALESSHNYVNTENVTAPLSAHRPETARRRTDGPTIFNFDFRRPPLSGHPEPPKTLNYIEVEMDNSAGNKGASDGSNPHTPRTPTSPLPPTTPTRRTELYALIDIERTAAMSNLQKARPRDDGTSRKTRHNSTELPTKSTA is encoded by the exons ATGGGTAGCTGTTTAAGCTGTCCAGAGAAAGAGTCAATTCCAGATAATCATCAAAGTAAATTCAAG GTGATAAACGTGGACGACGATGGGAACGAGTTGGGCTCAGGTGTGATGGAGCTTACCGATGCTGAGCTCGTCCTCCACACCCATCGCCGTGACGACGTCCGGTGGCCTTACCTGTGCTTACGGCGCTATGGCTATGACTCAAACCTGTTCTCATTTGAGAGCGGCCGCCGCTGCCAGACGGGTCAAG GTATTTTTGCCTTCAAATGTTCTCGAGCTGAAGAGATCTTCAACATGCTGCAGGAGGTGATgcacagccacagcatcagcgTGGTGGAGGAGGCGGTGCTGGAGCCCAACCACCAGGCAGCACACACTCctgcag ctCTGGGTTACTCTGTGCCCACGGTGCCTAACGGTGTGACCAGGATCCCGTCTGTGGGTGAGGCACCGTCTCACCCCTCCACCCGTCACCCATCTGTGGCCAGCACCCGTCTGCCCTCTGTGGGAGAGGAGTCCACTCACCCTCTGCTGGTGGCTGATGAAGCG GTTCACACCTATGTGAACACCACGGGGCTCCTGGAGGACCAGCCCAGCCCTCTGACTGTCACCACCCCTCTGGAGAGTCCCACCTCTCCTCAGTCTCAGTGTCCTCCGACCCCTCCGCCTCCTCCAAGGGTCCGCACCGAGCCGCCGGCCCCGCCTGCTCAGCCGGAGCCCCAGGTGCTGCTGGAGCCTCAGGGGGTTCGCTTCGTGCTGGGCCCCACCCCTGTTCAGAGGCAGCTGATGGAGAAGGAGAAAAGACAGCAGGAGGCCAAGGAGGCCGAGGAGCCCCGAGACACTAACGGCCACACCGAGGCCCCCGTCGAGGCTGAGCCGGCCCCCCAGCTCTCCAACGGCTCCTCCTCCAATCCCTCCACAGCTCCTCGCCGCCACCGCCCACCCCCCCTCACCCCCGACCTGCAGAATGTCAACAACTCGGCCCAGCGGCGCACCGCCCTGCTGGACTACGAGAACCTGCCGGCACTGCCGCCGGTGTGGGAGGCGAGGAAGCCGAGctcggaggaggaggagaacggCTGCAGCGGCCTTAAAACGCCATCGCTCAATGGCTACAATCACCACCCCCACCATGGCCTGCTGCACCACTCCTACTCCCACCCTCTGTCCGCTGCCCTCGAGTCTTCACACAACTACGTCAACACAGAGAATGTGACGGCGCCGCTCAGTGCCCACCGGCCTGAAACGGCACGGCGCCGCACAGACGGACCGACCATCTTCAACTTCGACTTCCGCCGGCCGCCGCTATCGGGTCATCCAGAGCCGCCCAAAACGCTCAACTACATCGAGGTGGAGATGGACAACAGTGCGGGGAACAAGGGCGCTTCAGATGGCAGCAACCCCCACACGCCCCGCACCCCCACCTCCCCGCTGCCCCCCACTACCCCCACCCGCCGCACCGAGCTCTACGCCCTTATCGACATCGAGCGCACTGCCGCCATGTCCAACCTGCAGAAGGCCCGGCCGCGAGACGACGGCACGTCACGCAAGACGCGACACAACAGCACGGAGCTGCCCACCAAAAGCACTGCGTGA